A window from Rhodothermus sp. encodes these proteins:
- a CDS encoding glycosyltransferase: protein MRGPTPSVSVVIAAYNAARWIGDTIRSVLMQDYPVAEVIVVDDGSTDATRDIVTAFDPPVRYVYQENAGSAAARNAGIRLARGTYVAFLDADDLWLPGKLSAQIACLQAHPECSWCYTDAWLTDERARERRVQLSRLVSMQEGLVLQSLLLGNFVPFSSALVRREVLTAVGGFREGPDRRISEDWDLWLRVAAHHAVCYVARPLVLIRDHPDRKTGTVALQELVRARVRIVEEAVARHPALEPLRRIALAGIYEGAGRKALAQNQRAEARDLLGQALQLHPWVLKRWGYWLAGWLPGSVRRMLGWLRAQWWKQTERHRP, encoded by the coding sequence ATGCGAGGTCCTACACCTTCGGTCAGTGTGGTAATTGCCGCGTACAATGCGGCCCGCTGGATTGGCGACACGATTCGGAGTGTGCTGATGCAGGATTATCCGGTAGCGGAAGTGATTGTGGTGGATGACGGCTCAACCGATGCCACCCGGGATATTGTGACAGCATTCGACCCACCGGTGCGCTATGTGTATCAGGAAAATGCCGGTTCCGCAGCGGCTCGTAATGCGGGCATTCGACTGGCGCGTGGCACGTACGTAGCTTTTCTGGATGCCGACGATCTATGGTTGCCCGGTAAACTATCGGCCCAGATTGCCTGTTTGCAGGCGCATCCGGAGTGTAGCTGGTGTTACACTGATGCCTGGCTTACCGATGAAAGGGCGCGGGAGCGTCGGGTACAACTGAGTCGGCTGGTCTCCATGCAGGAAGGTCTGGTACTACAATCGCTGCTGTTAGGGAACTTTGTGCCGTTTTCCAGTGCGCTGGTACGCCGCGAGGTGCTTACTGCTGTGGGAGGTTTTCGGGAAGGGCCCGATCGCCGCATTAGCGAGGACTGGGATCTCTGGCTGCGGGTGGCAGCGCATCATGCTGTATGCTATGTGGCGCGACCGCTGGTGTTGATTCGGGATCATCCCGACCGAAAGACCGGTACGGTGGCCCTGCAGGAGCTGGTGCGCGCTCGGGTGCGCATTGTTGAGGAAGCCGTAGCCCGCCATCCTGCGTTGGAGCCGCTGCGTCGAATCGCCCTGGCTGGAATCTATGAAGGGGCTGGTCGTAAAGCATTGGCTCAGAATCAACGTGCGGAAGCACGTGATTTGCTGGGGCAGGCATTGCAGTTGCATCCGTGGGTGCTAAAGCGATGGGGATACTGGCTGGCCGGATGGCTCCCCGGGTCGGTACGTCGGATGCTGGGATGGCTCCGTGCGCAGTGGTGGAAACAGACGGAGCGACATCGGCCATGA
- a CDS encoding glycosyltransferase family 4 protein, translated as MKPRLLFIYLHPSPFVQDDLALLTADYEVRTFHFDARRARAPRGMLQLLWQQYRWLQRELEEATLILGWFADYHMVLPVRMARQRGRPVALMLGGFDCRCLRTLKDGVFCSPWRASMARYVYRHTTLLLPVTASLIEMPATAWTENRAQGVRVWVPALTTPFRVIPTGYDPEQWPLGPAQRAPMVRTVAFIDSLRVFRCKGIDLLLAAAARLPDVRFEVVGVTSEMQRVIREQYTLSPNVHLRSPVSRDALPAIYAETSVYAQLSRAEGLPNALCEAMLCGCIPVGSPVFGIPEAIGEVGFVVEKPDAEAVAAAIRAALACEPARRHQARNRIVQLFSRERRARELISTLEALRRS; from the coding sequence ATGAAACCGCGTCTGCTCTTTATCTATCTACATCCCAGCCCGTTTGTGCAGGATGATCTGGCTCTGTTGACGGCAGATTATGAGGTGCGTACGTTCCATTTCGATGCCCGTCGGGCCCGCGCGCCCCGAGGCATGCTACAACTTCTCTGGCAGCAATACCGATGGCTTCAGCGCGAGCTGGAAGAAGCCACGCTGATCCTGGGTTGGTTTGCCGACTATCACATGGTGTTGCCGGTGCGTATGGCCCGGCAACGAGGGAGGCCAGTAGCGCTTATGCTGGGAGGCTTTGATTGCCGTTGTCTGCGCACCCTGAAGGATGGCGTGTTCTGTAGTCCCTGGCGGGCGTCAATGGCACGCTACGTATACCGCCACACCACACTGCTGTTGCCGGTTACGGCTTCCCTGATAGAAATGCCGGCAACCGCCTGGACCGAAAACCGCGCGCAGGGGGTGCGTGTCTGGGTCCCGGCATTAACCACGCCCTTTCGAGTGATTCCAACAGGATATGACCCGGAGCAGTGGCCGCTGGGTCCGGCACAGCGCGCTCCGATGGTGCGCACGGTGGCCTTCATAGATTCCTTACGGGTGTTCCGATGCAAGGGGATTGATCTGTTGCTGGCGGCTGCTGCACGGCTCCCGGACGTTCGGTTTGAGGTGGTGGGCGTGACGTCCGAAATGCAGCGGGTGATCCGAGAACAATACACGCTATCGCCAAACGTGCACCTGCGCTCTCCGGTGTCACGGGATGCGCTACCGGCTATTTATGCGGAAACTTCGGTATATGCGCAGCTTTCCCGGGCCGAAGGGCTACCCAATGCGCTGTGTGAAGCGATGCTGTGCGGATGTATTCCGGTAGGAAGCCCGGTCTTTGGTATTCCGGAGGCAATCGGTGAGGTCGGATTTGTTGTGGAAAAGCCAGACGCCGAGGCAGTTGCTGCAGCCATCCGGGCCGCCCTGGCCTGTGAACCGGCCCGACGGCATCAGGCTCGCAACCGTATTGTACAGCTGTTTTCCCGAGAGCGACGTGCCCGCGAACTGATCTCCACGCTGGAAGCGTTGCGTCGCTCTTAG
- the wecB gene encoding UDP-N-acetylglucosamine 2-epimerase (non-hydrolyzing) has translation MRVCSIVGARPQFVKAAMVSRALVEAGIEEVLIHTGQHYDVNLDRIFFEELGLPEPQVHLGVGSGTHAEQTGLMMIRLEAALRDMHPAPDWILVYGDTNSTLAGALVAAKLQLPLAHVEAGLRSFNRSMPEEINRVVTDHLSQLLFAPTPTAVENLQREGITQGVYLTGDVMQEAVRCYAEVARRRVPLASLTSHDPGGYYLATVHRAENTDDPVRLQGIFDGLGRLDLPVILPLHPRTRKRLGEGFRVPPNVELRDPVGYLAMLTLVQHARAVLTDSGGLQKEAVWLGVPCITLREETEWVETLEGGWNQLAGADPERIVAAVNRRPEAPASFARGQAASRRIAELLQSSR, from the coding sequence ATGCGTGTCTGCAGTATTGTAGGTGCTCGCCCGCAATTTGTCAAAGCGGCAATGGTAAGCCGTGCGTTGGTCGAAGCCGGTATCGAAGAAGTTCTGATTCATACGGGACAGCATTACGATGTGAATCTGGACCGCATTTTCTTTGAGGAGCTGGGCCTGCCAGAACCGCAGGTGCATCTGGGGGTGGGTTCTGGTACGCATGCCGAACAGACCGGTCTGATGATGATCCGGTTGGAAGCAGCATTGCGCGACATGCACCCGGCGCCCGACTGGATACTGGTTTATGGTGACACAAACAGTACGCTGGCCGGAGCACTTGTAGCCGCCAAGTTGCAGCTTCCGCTGGCCCATGTAGAGGCCGGGTTGCGCTCGTTTAATCGGAGCATGCCGGAAGAAATTAATCGGGTCGTAACCGATCACCTGTCGCAGCTATTGTTCGCGCCGACACCTACTGCTGTCGAGAATCTGCAGCGTGAGGGGATTACACAGGGCGTGTATCTGACGGGCGACGTAATGCAGGAGGCCGTTCGTTGTTATGCAGAGGTTGCCCGTCGGCGGGTGCCATTGGCCTCGCTGACCTCCCACGATCCGGGCGGCTACTACCTGGCGACTGTGCACCGCGCCGAAAACACGGACGATCCGGTGCGGCTGCAGGGTATCTTTGATGGGCTGGGCCGGCTGGACCTGCCGGTTATCCTGCCGCTACATCCACGCACTCGGAAGCGTCTGGGGGAAGGCTTTCGGGTACCGCCCAACGTCGAACTGCGTGATCCTGTGGGGTATCTGGCTATGCTGACGCTGGTGCAGCATGCCCGTGCCGTACTGACCGACTCAGGGGGACTCCAGAAAGAGGCCGTCTGGCTGGGCGTGCCCTGCATTACATTGCGAGAAGAAACCGAGTGGGTGGAGACGCTGGAAGGCGGTTGGAATCAGTTAGCAGGCGCAGATCCGGAGCGCATCGTAGCGGCCGTCAACCGCCGACCCGAAGCACCTGCATCCTTTGCCCGGGGACAGGCCGCCAGCCGCCGCATTGCCGAACTGTTGCAGTCGTCCCGATGA
- a CDS encoding glycosyltransferase: MSRKQKHWVLLVTYYFPPAGGAAVQRFLKFTRYLPDHGWQPVVLTVRPEDAAYPTRDPQLLAEIPDGVPVIRTGAWDPYAAYARLMGQRKEEVVSVGFTGRPHQSRKERLARWIRANLFLPDARVGWVPFAVRALPRLLQQYAIEAVVTTGPPHSTHLIGYRAHRRYQLPWVADLRDLWTGIDYYEMLPMTRWARRIDACLERHVLTRATRRVVVTSSMQRTLEARGLSAVLIPNGYDPVDFEGLQARPTDRFWLTYAGSMNPTRNPEALWRALQQLRKTHPIQVRLIGTIDTSVQETLVRYGLTDQVEVLPFLPHRQALQYLLDSALLLLVINRVDGNAWIVTSKLYEYLGTGRPVLGIGPVEGDAAAVLQETGAGQMFDYDDVEGIAAFLRRHYEAWTAGRPLSGSPPELAQRYSRPYLAGKLARLLDEVTSQ; this comes from the coding sequence ATGAGTCGGAAGCAGAAGCACTGGGTGTTGCTGGTAACCTATTACTTCCCACCGGCCGGTGGGGCAGCCGTGCAGCGGTTTTTAAAGTTCACACGCTATCTGCCTGACCATGGCTGGCAGCCGGTGGTGTTGACCGTGCGGCCGGAGGATGCAGCCTATCCGACCCGCGATCCGCAACTGCTGGCGGAAATCCCGGACGGTGTGCCAGTGATCCGTACCGGCGCCTGGGATCCGTATGCAGCCTATGCGCGGCTCATGGGGCAACGCAAAGAAGAGGTGGTCAGTGTAGGGTTTACCGGTCGTCCCCATCAGAGCCGAAAAGAACGGCTGGCCCGCTGGATTCGCGCCAATCTATTTTTGCCGGATGCGCGTGTGGGCTGGGTGCCCTTTGCGGTGCGTGCCCTGCCCCGGCTGCTTCAGCAGTATGCGATCGAAGCCGTCGTTACCACTGGTCCGCCTCACTCGACGCATCTGATCGGCTACAGGGCCCATCGGCGTTACCAGCTACCTTGGGTGGCTGACCTGCGGGATCTCTGGACGGGTATTGACTACTATGAGATGCTTCCGATGACGCGTTGGGCGCGTCGGATTGATGCCTGCCTGGAACGGCACGTGCTGACTCGGGCTACCCGGCGGGTGGTGGTAACGTCTTCAATGCAACGGACGCTCGAAGCTCGGGGGCTGTCGGCCGTTTTAATCCCCAATGGTTATGATCCGGTCGATTTTGAGGGCCTACAGGCCCGACCGACGGATCGTTTCTGGCTGACGTATGCCGGCAGCATGAATCCAACTCGCAATCCGGAAGCACTCTGGCGGGCGCTGCAACAGCTACGCAAGACACATCCTATCCAGGTACGATTGATCGGGACGATTGATACCTCAGTTCAAGAGACCCTTGTCCGTTATGGACTGACCGATCAAGTGGAAGTATTGCCATTTCTGCCCCATCGTCAGGCCCTGCAGTACCTGCTCGACAGCGCGTTGCTTTTGCTCGTGATCAATCGGGTGGACGGTAATGCCTGGATTGTCACAAGCAAGCTGTACGAGTATCTGGGAACCGGACGACCTGTGCTGGGCATCGGGCCAGTTGAAGGGGATGCAGCGGCCGTATTACAGGAAACCGGGGCTGGACAGATGTTCGACTACGACGATGTCGAAGGTATTGCAGCTTTTCTGCGCCGGCATTACGAAGCATGGACAGCCGGACGCCCCTTGTCGGGATCGCCACCTGAGCTGGCTCAGCGCTATAGTCGTCCGTATCTGGCCGGTAAACTGGCCCGTTTGCTTGATGAAGTAACCAGCCAGTAA
- a CDS encoding YfhO family protein: protein MAARSSRPRKTPPNLPAWHDWWGRLSERSRHLLCLLLLLALSLAFFAPIHFGGKRLIGGDTVNWRAMAQSVIAYRDSTGTEPLWATNAFAGMPAYMISYPVGVPQIDSLLDWLRGFLWPTSHFFFLLAGTYGLVVYLTRRPLAGMLAAVAYGLTTYIPIILKAGHNSKFIALCFAPWLALAFVYVLRQPRWLAGFLFAIVLAANLRAGHVQITYYVTFLLGLWWLVEGVAAWRGRRLIAFGRATGWLALGSMLALLMIAQPYWPIYEYKQYTIRGGTEATGGGNGLDWDYAMGWSQAPGELITLLIADAYGGGSPTYWGPKPFTEGPHYVGGIILWLALLALWRRRERTVWILGAGTLLMILFSLGSYFPLLNRFMFTYFPLFDAFRVPETWLSTAALGLALLAALGGSWLVEQKPFRPRSLRPAYQVWLGLMALVLGLWLGRGSLFTFERPGEVEQIARQVAAANNMSPQDPRLLQVVRQYVAEQRAERADLFGRDARRTLVFLLLAGGLLWLYDRQRLPGWGLVAGLTLLVTIDLWNVGRRHLNDKVLTEAREISDLIPAYSFDRFLLERQREAGGPGRFRVLSLESSNPMTDARPSYYHESIGGYHGAKLRLFQDYIDHLFVDPATGLPRQRALDLLSVRYVVVPAGTVLPGMQVVFEDERWRVLENPAALPRAFLVGQYEVVSDLEAHRQRLLDPSLDLRETVLLREAPGMEITAIDSSSIVSVELVHFGPREIIWQVTTDAPRLLVVDEIYYPAGWQAVVDGQSVPILQANYLLRAVPVPAGEHTVVMRFDPISHVWGLRITAIATLLVYGSVLIGLGLGWYRQRRGE from the coding sequence ATGGCTGCCCGTTCCTCCCGTCCACGGAAGACGCCGCCCAATCTGCCAGCCTGGCATGACTGGTGGGGACGCCTGTCGGAACGTTCCCGCCATTTACTCTGCCTGCTTTTACTGCTGGCGCTCTCGCTGGCTTTTTTTGCGCCCATTCATTTCGGAGGCAAACGGTTGATCGGAGGGGATACGGTCAACTGGCGGGCCATGGCCCAGTCGGTGATCGCCTACCGCGATTCGACAGGAACCGAGCCGCTCTGGGCCACGAATGCGTTTGCCGGCATGCCAGCCTATATGATTTCCTATCCGGTTGGTGTCCCCCAGATCGATAGTCTACTGGACTGGTTGCGGGGTTTTTTATGGCCAACCTCGCATTTCTTTTTTCTACTGGCCGGTACTTATGGGCTGGTGGTTTATCTGACGCGTCGTCCATTGGCGGGCATGCTGGCCGCTGTAGCGTACGGGTTAACCACCTATATCCCCATTATCCTGAAAGCCGGGCACAATTCGAAGTTCATTGCCCTTTGCTTTGCGCCCTGGCTGGCGTTGGCTTTTGTGTATGTGCTGCGGCAACCCCGCTGGCTTGCAGGATTCTTGTTTGCCATTGTACTGGCGGCCAATCTGCGGGCTGGACATGTGCAGATTACCTACTATGTGACGTTTTTACTGGGGCTCTGGTGGCTGGTCGAAGGCGTGGCGGCCTGGCGTGGACGTCGGCTGATCGCGTTCGGACGGGCTACAGGCTGGCTGGCCCTGGGAAGCATGCTGGCCCTGCTGATGATTGCTCAGCCTTACTGGCCGATCTATGAGTACAAGCAATACACAATCCGGGGAGGCACTGAGGCTACCGGAGGCGGTAACGGGCTGGACTGGGACTATGCGATGGGCTGGAGCCAGGCCCCGGGCGAGCTGATCACGCTGCTGATTGCTGATGCCTACGGTGGGGGCAGTCCGACTTACTGGGGGCCCAAACCTTTTACGGAAGGTCCTCATTACGTCGGTGGAATCATTCTCTGGCTGGCATTGCTGGCGTTATGGCGTCGGCGCGAACGTACCGTGTGGATTCTGGGCGCCGGCACGTTGTTGATGATACTGTTCTCGCTGGGCAGCTACTTTCCGTTACTGAATCGCTTCATGTTCACGTACTTTCCGCTCTTTGATGCCTTTCGCGTACCGGAGACTTGGTTGAGTACGGCGGCCCTGGGGCTGGCTTTACTGGCGGCGCTGGGGGGAAGCTGGTTAGTGGAACAGAAGCCATTCCGGCCCCGGTCGTTGCGACCGGCCTATCAGGTGTGGCTGGGGTTGATGGCGCTGGTGCTCGGGCTCTGGCTGGGGCGTGGTAGTTTGTTTACTTTTGAGCGGCCCGGGGAGGTCGAACAGATCGCCCGGCAGGTAGCTGCGGCCAACAACATGTCACCCCAGGACCCCCGGCTGCTGCAGGTAGTGCGGCAGTACGTAGCTGAGCAGCGGGCCGAGCGAGCTGACCTGTTTGGCCGCGATGCCCGGCGTACGTTGGTGTTTCTGCTACTGGCCGGCGGGCTGCTATGGCTCTACGACCGACAGCGATTGCCCGGCTGGGGTCTTGTGGCCGGATTGACGCTGTTGGTTACGATCGACCTGTGGAACGTAGGACGGCGCCATTTGAACGATAAGGTGCTGACGGAAGCCAGAGAAATCTCCGATCTAATCCCTGCTTATTCATTTGATCGCTTCCTGCTGGAGCGGCAGCGAGAAGCCGGCGGCCCAGGCCGTTTCCGGGTACTGTCGCTCGAAAGCAGTAATCCCATGACAGACGCCCGACCCTCTTATTATCACGAATCAATCGGCGGCTATCATGGGGCCAAATTACGGCTGTTTCAGGATTATATCGATCACCTGTTTGTTGATCCGGCGACCGGATTGCCTCGCCAGCGCGCACTGGATCTCCTGAGCGTGCGGTACGTCGTCGTACCAGCGGGAACTGTGCTGCCTGGTATGCAGGTGGTGTTTGAAGATGAACGCTGGCGTGTGTTAGAAAATCCTGCCGCATTACCCCGGGCTTTTCTGGTAGGGCAGTACGAAGTCGTGTCCGACCTGGAGGCGCATCGCCAGCGATTGCTGGATCCGTCGCTGGATCTACGGGAGACTGTGCTGCTGCGTGAAGCGCCCGGTATGGAGATCACCGCCATCGACTCGTCCAGTATAGTCTCGGTAGAGTTGGTGCATTTCGGGCCGCGCGAGATCATCTGGCAGGTGACCACCGATGCCCCACGGCTGCTGGTTGTGGACGAGATTTATTACCCGGCCGGATGGCAGGCGGTTGTTGATGGACAGTCCGTTCCGATTCTGCAGGCCAACTATCTGCTACGGGCGGTGCCAGTACCGGCCGGCGAGCATACCGTAGTGATGCGCTTTGATCCGATCAGCCATGTCTGGGGGCTGCGTATTACGGCCATAGCGACGCTGCTGGTCTACGGCAGCGTGCTGATAGGGTTGGGGCTGGGCTGGTATCGCCAGAGGCGGGGCGAATGA